The Kitasatospora sp. NBC_00374 genome has a segment encoding these proteins:
- a CDS encoding serine hydrolase domain-containing protein — MTGNSGMQSDRGTPGTCQRRRRLRMAVTALAGAGLLATAAPAATAQGTPVDVGPSPTAGSSAPRVDRGSLDAAVAAMVKQGGASAALGAVREGSRPTWKGAAGTSDVATGAPVDENGRFRIGSVTKAFVSTVVLQLVGEHRLGLDDPIERFLPGEVPNGAAVTVRQLLNHTSGLPNHTDDPAFDFTKPDWAERGRWKDYRAQDLVDIANRFPPLAAPGTAWNYSNTNYVLAGMIIAKVTGHTWNEEVDRRIVRPLGLTHTSMPVSSPFIPGPHAHGYLQLPAGPADVTLENPSWAGPAGGGISTTADLNRFIAALLGGKLLRPAELAEMQRTTGLGDGKDYGLGLQRYDTPCGLYWGLTGGIPGYHTGMFGAADGQRQFAMSVNFYGSSDPAASGKAWQDLVDAGTCAGRG; from the coding sequence ATGACGGGGAACAGCGGCATGCAGTCGGACCGCGGCACGCCGGGAACGTGCCAGCGCCGTCGGCGACTCCGGATGGCCGTGACGGCGCTCGCGGGCGCGGGCCTGCTGGCCACCGCGGCACCGGCAGCGACCGCGCAGGGCACCCCGGTCGACGTCGGCCCGAGCCCGACGGCCGGGAGCAGCGCCCCCCGGGTGGACCGGGGTTCCTTGGACGCCGCGGTGGCCGCGATGGTGAAGCAGGGCGGCGCCTCGGCCGCGCTGGGCGCCGTCCGGGAGGGCTCCCGCCCGACCTGGAAGGGCGCGGCCGGCACCTCCGACGTCGCGACCGGCGCGCCGGTCGACGAGAACGGCCGCTTCCGCATCGGCAGCGTCACCAAGGCCTTCGTGTCCACGGTGGTCCTCCAGCTCGTCGGTGAGCACCGGCTGGGCCTGGACGATCCGATCGAGCGCTTCCTGCCCGGCGAGGTGCCGAACGGCGCCGCCGTCACGGTGCGCCAGCTGCTCAACCACACCAGCGGTCTGCCCAACCACACCGATGACCCGGCGTTCGACTTCACCAAGCCGGACTGGGCGGAGCGCGGCCGGTGGAAGGACTACCGGGCCCAGGACCTGGTCGACATCGCCAACAGGTTCCCTCCGCTCGCCGCTCCCGGCACCGCTTGGAACTACTCCAACACCAACTACGTCCTGGCCGGGATGATCATCGCGAAGGTGACCGGACACACCTGGAATGAGGAGGTGGACCGCAGGATCGTCCGCCCGCTCGGCCTGACCCACACCTCCATGCCCGTCAGCTCGCCGTTCATCCCAGGCCCGCACGCCCACGGCTACCTCCAGCTGCCCGCCGGGCCGGCCGACGTCACCCTGGAGAACCCCTCCTGGGCCGGCCCGGCCGGGGGTGGCATCTCCACCACCGCCGACCTCAACCGGTTCATCGCCGCCCTGCTCGGCGGCAAGCTGCTCCGCCCCGCCGAACTCGCCGAGATGCAGCGGACCACCGGCCTGGGCGACGGCAAGGACTACGGTCTCGGCCTCCAGCGGTACGACACGCCGTGCGGGCTGTACTGGGGCCTCACCGGCGGCATCCCCGGCTACCACACCGGCATGTTCGGCGCGGCGGACGGGCAGCGCCAGTTCGCCATGTCGGTGAACTTCTACGGCTCCTCCGACCCGGCGGCCAGCGGAAAGGCGTGGCAGGACCTCGTCGACGCCGGGACCTGCGCCGGCCGGGGGTGA
- a CDS encoding LysR family transcriptional regulator: protein MELRQLRYFVTVVEEGGFTRAAARLHLTQPGLSAQIRQLEKELGQTLLDRSSRSVTPTEVGRAVLPYARAALAAADAVRHAVDEHAGLLRGRVTLGLVPGATGHAFDVASFLADFHDAHPGLEIALTEDASDRMQAALLAGEIDIALLGPPGEEPPPGLSYRTVIDAPLGVAVAVGDPLLADADRTDVPLTDLRDRPLICLPQGTGVRAALERACAQAGFGPRVAFEAAAPHVLAQLAVRGLGVAVMPIDEETPGMAAPLHTLPIVQPRIRARIVLAWPAAGPASPAARALLARLHDALPKAPTP from the coding sequence ATGGAGCTTCGCCAGCTGCGCTACTTCGTCACCGTCGTCGAGGAGGGCGGCTTCACCCGCGCCGCTGCCCGACTGCACCTGACCCAGCCGGGGCTCAGCGCCCAGATCCGCCAGCTCGAGAAGGAGTTGGGGCAGACCCTGCTCGACCGGTCCAGCCGGTCGGTGACGCCGACCGAGGTGGGCCGGGCCGTCCTGCCCTATGCGCGAGCGGCGTTGGCGGCTGCGGACGCGGTGCGGCACGCGGTGGACGAGCACGCCGGACTGCTGCGCGGCCGGGTCACACTCGGACTGGTTCCCGGCGCCACCGGGCACGCCTTCGACGTCGCCTCATTCCTCGCGGACTTCCACGACGCCCACCCCGGCCTGGAGATCGCACTGACCGAGGACGCCTCGGATCGGATGCAGGCCGCGCTCCTGGCGGGTGAGATCGACATCGCTCTCCTCGGACCCCCTGGCGAAGAACCTCCGCCCGGCCTGTCCTACCGGACGGTCATCGACGCTCCGCTCGGCGTCGCCGTCGCAGTCGGCGATCCGCTCCTCGCCGACGCCGACCGCACCGATGTCCCCCTGACGGATCTGCGGGACCGCCCGCTGATCTGCCTGCCGCAGGGCACCGGAGTCCGGGCAGCGCTCGAACGCGCCTGCGCGCAGGCCGGGTTCGGGCCCCGGGTCGCCTTCGAGGCGGCGGCCCCCCACGTGCTCGCCCAGCTCGCCGTCCGGGGCCTGGGTGTCGCCGTCATGCCCATCGACGAGGAGACGCCGGGCATGGCCGCCCCCCTGCACACCCTGCCGATCGTCCAGCCCCGGATCCGTGCCCGCATCGTCCTCGCCTGGCCGGCCGCCGGGCCCGCAAGCCCGGCGGCCCGGGCGCTCCTCGCCCGGCTGCACGACGCCCTGCCGAAGGCACCCACGCCGTAG
- a CDS encoding maleylpyruvate isomerase family mycothiol-dependent enzyme has translation MIAAERQDLADLLDRLRPAQWDEPSLCAGWRVREVAAHMSMGFRLSLPATMGELARARGSLHRMTDRVARRDAAAHSAVELAAFLRENAHHPWTPPVGGLQAALGHDVVHGLDITIALGLDRRVPEDRLRVLLEGIRPSGLRFFGADVGGVRLCAEDLDWSYGSGSPVYGAAQDLLLLAFGRRLPPGRLRGEARSRFTAV, from the coding sequence ATGATCGCGGCGGAACGCCAGGATCTGGCCGATCTGCTCGACCGCCTGAGGCCCGCCCAGTGGGACGAGCCGAGCCTCTGCGCGGGATGGCGGGTCCGTGAGGTCGCAGCCCACATGTCGATGGGGTTCCGGCTCTCCCTGCCAGCGACGATGGGCGAGTTGGCCAGGGCCCGGGGAAGCCTGCACCGCATGACCGACCGTGTCGCACGCCGGGACGCGGCTGCCCATTCCGCGGTCGAACTCGCGGCGTTCCTGCGGGAGAACGCTCACCACCCCTGGACTCCGCCGGTCGGTGGACTCCAAGCCGCGCTCGGCCACGACGTGGTGCACGGCCTGGACATCACGATCGCCCTCGGCCTGGACCGGCGTGTCCCCGAGGACCGGCTGCGGGTGCTGCTCGAAGGGATCCGACCCAGCGGTCTGAGGTTCTTCGGCGCCGACGTCGGCGGAGTGCGGCTGTGTGCCGAGGATCTGGACTGGTCGTACGGATCAGGTTCCCCCGTGTACGGCGCCGCCCAGGACCTCCTCCTGCTCGCCTTCGGCCGCAGGCTTCCGCCCGGCCGGCTCCGGGGCGAGGCGAGAAGCCGCTTCACCGCCGTCTGA
- the tnpA gene encoding IS200/IS605 family transposase, which produces MSPRWEPDPDIRRGNHVVSNLHAHLVFVTKYRREIFNDEMLTRCEMIMRDVCDGFGAELREFNGEGDHVHLLVHYPPKVSVSKLVNSLKGVSSRYLRAEYTGRINRIGMGSVFWAPSYFAGSCGGAPLSIVKDYIENQKRPV; this is translated from the coding sequence ATGTCACCACGTTGGGAACCAGACCCCGATATACGGCGGGGAAACCATGTCGTCTCCAACCTGCACGCACACTTGGTGTTTGTCACCAAGTACCGGCGTGAGATCTTCAACGACGAGATGCTGACGCGCTGCGAGATGATCATGCGCGACGTGTGCGACGGCTTCGGCGCGGAGCTGCGGGAGTTCAACGGCGAGGGCGACCACGTCCACCTCCTGGTGCACTACCCGCCGAAGGTCTCCGTCTCCAAGCTGGTCAACAGCCTCAAGGGCGTCAGCTCCCGCTACCTGCGGGCCGAGTACACCGGGCGCATCAACCGGATCGGCATGGGGTCCGTCTTCTGGGCACCCTCGTACTTCGCGGGGTCCTGCGGCGGCGCACCGCTCAGCATCGTCAAGGACTACATCGAGAACCAGAAGCGCCCCGTTTGA
- a CDS encoding RNA-guided endonuclease InsQ/TnpB family protein, whose amino-acid sequence MIRAYKFLMRPTVGQTQALAEMLRDHCSLYNGALQERRDAYRHPSKTSVKYGMQSAQLKDIRAFDPERQGRWSFSSQQATLRRLDKAFAAFFRRVKSGETPGYPRFRGVNWFDTVEFPKDGDGCRWDSTPHDPVTRVRFQGVGHVKVNQHRAVVGKVRTVSVKREGRKWFVVLTAEQDQPEQLPATGSVVGIDLGIANFLADSNGEFVPNPRHARTVAAKIEAAQRALARCKRRSNRRRKAVAKVADLHRKVRRQRLDHAHKTALGLVRAHDFIAHEDLKIRNMSKAPKPKPDPDQPGVFLPNGSASKAGLNRSIADAGWGVFLAVLHAKAESAGRELIAVDPRNTSRTCPECGHVAKENRPAQEKFHCQRCGHHAHADTVGALNVLRAGLVRREAVPA is encoded by the coding sequence ATGATCCGTGCATACAAGTTCCTCATGCGGCCCACCGTGGGTCAGACACAGGCACTCGCCGAGATGCTGCGGGATCACTGTTCGCTCTACAACGGGGCGTTGCAGGAACGCCGCGACGCCTACCGGCACCCGTCGAAGACGAGCGTCAAGTACGGGATGCAGTCGGCGCAGCTCAAGGACATCCGGGCATTCGACCCGGAGCGTCAGGGCCGGTGGTCGTTCTCCTCCCAGCAGGCGACTCTCCGCCGTCTCGACAAGGCGTTCGCGGCGTTCTTCCGCCGGGTCAAGTCCGGTGAGACGCCCGGCTACCCCCGGTTCCGGGGTGTGAACTGGTTCGACACGGTCGAGTTCCCGAAAGACGGGGACGGCTGCCGGTGGGACTCCACCCCGCACGACCCCGTCACTCGCGTCCGGTTCCAAGGCGTCGGACACGTCAAGGTCAATCAGCACCGGGCCGTGGTCGGCAAGGTCAGAACCGTCAGTGTCAAGCGCGAGGGCCGCAAGTGGTTCGTCGTGCTGACCGCCGAGCAGGACCAGCCCGAGCAGCTGCCCGCGACGGGCAGCGTGGTCGGCATCGACCTGGGCATAGCCAACTTCCTTGCCGACTCCAACGGCGAGTTCGTGCCCAACCCGCGCCACGCCCGCACCGTCGCCGCGAAGATCGAAGCCGCACAGCGGGCCCTTGCCCGGTGCAAGCGGCGCAGCAACCGCCGCCGCAAGGCCGTGGCCAAGGTCGCCGACCTCCACCGCAAGGTCCGCCGCCAACGCCTCGACCACGCCCACAAGACCGCCCTTGGACTGGTCCGCGCGCACGACTTCATCGCGCACGAAGACCTCAAGATCCGCAACATGAGCAAGGCCCCCAAGCCGAAGCCCGACCCCGATCAGCCGGGCGTTTTCCTGCCCAACGGGTCCGCCTCAAAGGCCGGACTCAACCGCAGCATTGCCGACGCCGGATGGGGGGTGTTCCTCGCGGTCCTGCACGCCAAGGCTGAAAGTGCCGGACGGGAATTGATCGCCGTGGACCCCCGCAACACCTCCCGGACCTGCCCCGAATGCGGGCACGTCGCCAAGGAGAACCGGCCCGCACAGGAGAAGTTCCACTGTCAGCGGTGCGGCCACCACGCGCACGCTGACACCGTGGGAGCACTCAATGTTCTACGGGCCGGGCTGGTCCGTCGCGAAGCCGTACCGGCATAG
- a CDS encoding DUF1772 domain-containing protein has protein sequence MKMNGITVQGAMAVSALSSLALAALTRGRPRILATAAGFLTVASFLITRFGNVPINGLIKQWAATAAPADHAGILRRWELFNDARTLAAAVAFALLTVLALRETTPSPTADKPQEPA, from the coding sequence ATGAAGATGAACGGGATCACGGTGCAGGGTGCCATGGCGGTCTCCGCCCTCAGCTCCCTCGCCCTGGCCGCCCTCACGCGCGGCAGGCCGCGAATCCTCGCGACTGCGGCCGGGTTCCTGACCGTCGCGTCCTTCCTGATCACCCGGTTCGGGAACGTCCCGATCAACGGCCTCATCAAGCAGTGGGCCGCCACCGCAGCACCGGCCGACCATGCGGGCATCCTGCGCCGCTGGGAGCTGTTCAACGACGCCCGTACCCTCGCCGCCGCGGTGGCGTTCGCCCTCCTCACCGTCCTCGCCCTGCGGGAGACGACTCCATCCCCGACGGCAGACAAGCCGCAGGAACCGGCCTGA
- a CDS encoding TetR-like C-terminal domain-containing protein, protein MTPKQPTTRIRKSPEQVRAAVHQAVIDLLCDPEGEDLNIPAIAQRAGVNHTSVYRRWGSLDTLLADMVTTRLERDSPLNDTGTLRGDLLAWAEASVASIRTPEGRALVRAVILSMPNSAQAQDERAQHFRRRMHSIEQIRRRATARGENPPPLEQILDQLIAPFYLRAIFGIDPPATGYPELLVDRLLGSARAGSAVD, encoded by the coding sequence GTGACTCCGAAACAACCGACCACACGCATCCGCAAGAGCCCCGAACAGGTCCGCGCGGCCGTCCACCAGGCGGTCATCGACCTGCTCTGCGACCCGGAGGGCGAAGACCTCAACATCCCCGCGATCGCGCAACGCGCCGGCGTCAACCACACCAGCGTCTACCGGCGCTGGGGCAGCCTCGACACACTTCTGGCCGACATGGTCACCACCCGCCTCGAACGCGACTCGCCGCTGAACGACACCGGCACCCTGCGCGGCGACCTCCTCGCCTGGGCCGAAGCCAGCGTCGCGAGCATCCGCACACCCGAAGGGCGCGCCCTCGTGCGCGCCGTCATCCTGTCCATGCCGAACAGCGCCCAGGCCCAGGACGAGCGTGCGCAGCACTTCCGGCGCCGGATGCACTCCATCGAGCAGATCCGCCGGCGGGCCACGGCCCGGGGCGAGAACCCACCACCCCTGGAGCAGATCCTCGACCAGCTCATCGCACCGTTCTACCTGCGGGCGATCTTCGGCATCGACCCTCCGGCCACCGGCTACCCCGAGCTCCTCGTCGACAGACTGCTCGGCAGCGCACGTGCGGGTTCTGCCGTCGACTGA
- a CDS encoding alpha/beta fold hydrolase, whose product MKQLLFPNNIQFWYETLRSMSHIAYGGADFGEVVATGERITEGDYASWYTEWLATADRVSGEAEKALAAGHRVSARDGFLRASNYYRSAEFFLHGHPCDPRHDHAYDRSVACFRAAAALFTPIIEPVEIPYEATTLPGYLYRVDDSGTPRPTLIMHNGFDGTAEELHFFGAMAGVERGYTVLVFDGPGMPGPRHHEGLVFRPDWENVITPVVDFAETLPDVDNNRIALLGISMGGVLAPRAAAFEHRLAALIAVDGLYDLGQTSVRNIPGTREEAERLLRAQSAPELDAALEQIMAKDPIARWAINHGMYVMGVDTPRAFNASYLDYTLADGIAERIQCPTLVCDAEEDMFFKGQPEQLYDHLTCPKTLMVFTAEEGAGAHCHPGAMRLTQARIYDWLDDTLKATA is encoded by the coding sequence ATGAAGCAGCTGCTGTTCCCGAACAACATCCAGTTCTGGTACGAGACCCTGCGCTCGATGAGTCACATCGCCTACGGCGGCGCCGACTTCGGCGAGGTCGTCGCCACCGGTGAGCGCATCACCGAGGGTGACTACGCCAGCTGGTACACCGAGTGGCTGGCCACCGCCGACCGGGTGTCCGGCGAGGCCGAGAAGGCACTGGCGGCCGGTCACCGGGTGAGTGCCCGGGACGGGTTCCTGCGGGCGTCGAACTACTACCGGTCGGCCGAGTTCTTCCTGCACGGCCACCCCTGCGACCCGCGTCACGACCACGCCTACGACCGCAGCGTGGCCTGCTTCCGAGCGGCGGCCGCGCTGTTCACCCCGATCATCGAGCCGGTCGAGATCCCGTACGAGGCCACCACCCTGCCGGGCTACCTGTACCGCGTCGACGACTCCGGGACCCCGCGGCCGACGCTGATCATGCACAACGGCTTCGACGGCACCGCGGAGGAGCTGCACTTCTTCGGGGCGATGGCCGGCGTCGAGCGCGGCTACACCGTGCTGGTCTTCGACGGCCCCGGCATGCCCGGGCCGCGCCACCACGAGGGCCTGGTGTTCCGCCCCGACTGGGAGAACGTCATCACCCCCGTCGTGGACTTCGCCGAGACCCTCCCGGACGTCGACAACAACCGCATCGCACTCCTCGGTATCAGCATGGGCGGCGTCCTCGCCCCCAGGGCCGCCGCGTTCGAGCACCGCCTGGCCGCGCTGATCGCCGTCGACGGCCTCTACGACCTCGGCCAGACCTCCGTCCGCAACATCCCCGGCACCCGCGAGGAGGCCGAGCGGCTCCTGCGCGCACAGTCCGCTCCCGAACTCGACGCCGCCCTCGAACAGATCATGGCCAAGGACCCGATCGCCCGCTGGGCGATCAACCACGGCATGTACGTCATGGGCGTCGACACCCCCCGGGCCTTCAACGCCTCCTACCTCGACTACACCCTCGCCGACGGCATCGCCGAACGGATCCAGTGCCCCACCCTGGTCTGCGACGCCGAAGAGGACATGTTCTTCAAGGGCCAGCCCGAACAGCTCTACGACCACCTCACCTGCCCCAAGACCCTGATGGTGTTCACCGCCGAGGAAGGCGCCGGCGCCCACTGCCATCCCGGCGCCATGCGCCTGACCCAGGCCCGCATCTACGACTGGCTCGACGACACCCTCAAGGCGACCGCCTGA